One stretch of Hevea brasiliensis isolate MT/VB/25A 57/8 chromosome 12, ASM3005281v1, whole genome shotgun sequence DNA includes these proteins:
- the LOC131169200 gene encoding uncharacterized protein LOC131169200, with amino-acid sequence MTCCAAFGNRITIYNPLPEIKLFRIRSTSSVRLNKYYGGYSFPKQIFCSNVFPPQNNYLEQKKLGVHYDSLRILEWDKLCDLVSSFAGTSLGRETSKLQLWSLNKSYKESLMLLQETNAAVEMHKHGACRLDFTGIDLLLVKSAIGHAWRGLPLGANEAMAVKAMLELADCLRLNLEAAIKEDADWYNRFMPLSQMIMELVINRSLVRMIQQVIDEDGSVKDSASPALRRSRDQVRILEKKVKSAFT; translated from the exons ATGACATGCTGTGCGGCGTTTGGAAACCGGATAACCATATACAATCCTCTCCCAGAGATTAAATTATTCAGGATTAGGAGTACTAGCAGTGTTAGATTGAACAAGTATTATGGAGGTTACAGTTTCCCCAAGCAAATTTTTTGTTCCAACGTTTTCCCACCTCAAAACAACTATTTGGAGCAGAAGAAACTTGGGGTTCACTATGACAGTCTCAGAATCTTGGAATGGGATAAGCTCTGCGATTTGGTCTCCTCCTTCGCCGGCACTTCCTTGGGTCGGGAAACCTCCAAG CTGCAATTATGGTCCTTGAATAAGAGCTATAAGGAAAGTTTGATGCTTTTGCAAGAAACAAATGCGGCTGTGGAAATGCACAAGCACGGTGCTTGCCGCTTGGACTTCACTGGCATCGATCTTCTTCTG GTGAAATCAGCTATTGGACATGCTTGGAGGGGTTTACCACTTGGTGCAAATGAAGCAATGGCTGTTAAAGCTATGTTAGAGCTTGCTGATTGTTTGCGGCTTAATCTTGAAGCTGCAATCAAGGAAGACGCTGATTGGTACAATCGCTTTATGCCTCTTTCCCAAATG ATAATGGAACTGGTTATAAATCGATCATTAGTTAGGATGATACAGCAAGTTATAGATGAAGATGGATCTGTCAAAGACTCTGCt AGTCCTGCCCTCAGAAGATCACGTGATCAAGTACGGATACTTGAAAAAAAGGTAAAATCTGCTTTTACCTGA